TGACCGGCAGCTCGAGGCTCGAACCCTTTACGGCAGCACCGCGGTCGCCTGCTAAGAGAGCACGGCGCCAAGGAACCCTCAAGTCCCGCGCCCAAGTCAGTCCGTGAGGGCGCTCCAGGGTCCTCCTGGTGGGGGCAGCGTGGTGCCCTCAGGGAGGTGCGGAGCTTGGGGGACCTGCGTTGGCGCCCACCGTGGTGCACCAGGAAAAGTGGGGGTGAGGAAAACAGTCTTGAGCGCGGAGTGCGAGGCCAGGCTGCCGCTGCCGCCCGCTGcgcctcctcctgccctctcccgGTGGGTGAGTGCTCCGGTTTCGTGCACCGCCGCGTCTCCGCTGGGCGCGGGGGCGGCCTGGGGGCCCTTGAGAGTCGGCCGGAGGGCCCTGGGGGCGCCCGCGGAAACTCAGCAGCCCGCCGACGCCAGGCGGGCGCGTCTCTGGAGTCCGGAGCCGGGGACTCAGAGCCCGGAGGGCGTGGGTGGGGGGTGTTGCACCGGAGCCCGGCAGACATGCCTCTGGGCGGGATTTTGGCCAAAAGATAGGAGGCGGGAGTGCCGGGGGGAGCCGGGAGCGGTTCCGGGGGGCGGGCGGTCGGGgagcggcggggaggggggagggtctGGTCCGAGCAGGTAGCGCAGTTTCGGCAGCCTGGCGAGTTGGCAAGTGGGGTGGGACTCGCCTGTCaactcattaattttaaaaaagtcagttTGGGAGGGCTGCAGGGTAGTCGGGAGGGCTGTGGCAAGGCGAAAGGTGGCCCGGGATGCCGAtggtgggggaagaaaagagaagcctCGAAAAGCTTGGAGGCAAAATTGCGCTTGGGTTCCTGGTCCTTGCATCCCTCCTGCCTTGAGTGCGGGAGAACACTTTCTTGTTTTAAGACTCAGCTTGGAGAGAAAGCCTCCGTCCCGGGGGAAGAGAGGAGTCCGCAGGGGGCAAAGAGCGCAGCTACCTGCCGggtgcgccccccaccccgggcgcGCTCGCTTTtgtcccccctctctcccccgcccccacctccttATTGGTGCTGGTTTGCAGCGCTCGGCCCCTGCGCCTCCGCTTCGCGTTTTGAATCTGGCTCGCCCCTCCGTATTATGTCTGCACTCCGAAGGAAATTTGGGGACGATTACCAGGTAGTGACCACCTCGTCCAGCGGCTCGGGCTTGCAGCCCCAGGGGCCGGGCCAGGGCCCGCAGCAGCAGCTGGTGCCCAAGAAGAAGCGGCAGCGGTTCGTGGACAAGAACGGCCGGTGCAATGTGCAGCACGGCAACCTGGGCAGCGAGACGAGCCGCTACCTCTCGGACCTCTTCACCACCCTGGTGGACCTCAAGTGGCGCTGGAACCTCTTCATCTTCATCCTCACCTACACGGTGGCCTGGCTCTTCATGGCGTCCATGTGGTGGGTGATCGCCTACACTCGGGGCGACCTGAACAAAGCCCACGTTGGCAACTATACGCCCTGCGTGGCCAATGTTTATAACTTCCCCTCCGCCTTCCTCTTCTTCATCGAGACCGAGGCTACCATCGGCTATGGCTACCGCTACATTACCGACAAGTGCCCCGAGGGcatcattctcttcctcttccagtcCATCCTCGGCTCCATCGTGGACGCCTTCCTCATTGGCTGCATGTTCATCAAGATGTCCCAGCCCAAGAAGCGCGCGGAGACCCTGATGTTTAGCGAGCACGCGGTGATCTCCATGAGGGACGGAAAACTCACGCTCATGTTCCGGGTGGGCAACCTGCGCAACAGCCACATGGTCTCCGCGCAGATCCGCTGTAAGCTGCTCAAAGTAAGTGTTACccgccccttccccacctggctGCCGCCAACCCTCGAGGGCGGAAAATAGCTCACCTGAGAACTCTCCCCGGGCTCTTAGTCTGACCTGTCTCGCAGGTAAACCTCCTTGAGGACGCGGGGGGTGGAGTGGAGTTGGGTGGCGTGGAGGACTGGGCAATGAGAGTACAGCTGCCAGTTCTGTTCCTTTTCCACTCACTCTCATGctcttatttatattaataattggAATGTGCTTATATCACTTTCTGACTAGTCACACTTACCGAGTGGTATTGGCTCCTGGAGCCTTGAGGTAGAGGGCCTTGTTCTCCCTACCCGTGCTGCTTGGCTCTTTAAAGAGTTTCTGATTTGTTGTCAATACACTATTCCACTAATCTTGAGGTACTAAAACTGAGCAGCTGTTATTTTCAAGAAATAGGTCCTGAACTTGCCTTAACTTTCACTTAGggcttttctttactttttctttatctctttttttcctcctaacagTATGAGCAGGCGGATTATTTTTTTGACTCAATAACATGAACTGTATATGCTCATCTTTTTTAACAAGCGCAGTGATCAGAAAAGTAGTTAATAATGTGGAAGAAACAACACctggctctttttatttttattaagtactttCCTAGAGAAGAATTCTGTGAAAGCTTGAGTGTTTTTTCTGTGGAGCctcttgttaattttgttcttaattgCCAGTTTCTATGAAGCCTTTGTCAATTACAGATTTCACTTGAAGCTTTTCAGCATCCATTAAAGAAGATTGCTTCTTACCATCAGCAGTGTAAATGCTAAGACAGATTGCTCATGGAGTGGTTATTAAAATAAGGTCCATCTAGTCCTTAAAGGGCACCACTACAAACAAGAAAAGCCCACCCTTATCATTCATCCAATTAGAGCCtgggaataagaaataaaaagctcacttctctttctgtgtgtcattTACAATTcaacttttttataaaaaaaaaataaattcaactttCTGAGGCACTTGCCTTAGGTAGTTTTCAACTCTTCATAAATTGAAAAGGGTgacctcaaataaaatcttaaaaatttatctgAGGTTGCATAGAGAACCATAGCCAGATTCAGAATTTagtattaataaaatgaaaatctgatgaAGATTTGAGATTTTGCCTTTGAAATTTCAATGCCACCCTGCAAATATGTTGTCTTACACAGCTTCAACTGATTTTGTAGttaaaagtgctctaaaaaagTTTGGCTCgcctgtcatttttattatttatttataagatctTACCCGAATTCCTCTTCATCATGTTGCTCAGTAAAGTGTTAGCCTTAACTCAGCTGCCATGTCACTCCCCATCATACACTATAAACAGGAAAACACACTAACTTCTGCAGAGCTTAGTGGCAAATTTTCAACTTAGTTTTGATGTGCATGTTCATTTAGGTAACTATGAATAAACAATGTGAGGCCATGTTCTTCATAATTAATTTCACTGAGCTGCATACGGGTTTTTATGTAACTTAGCACATGTGTTATTGACCACTATTTGAACTAAGTGAGTTTTTTGGACTAGGCTAAGCAGTTGTCTCTAGACATGTTTATTGCATTGGTGTTAGTTTTATGTGCCTCTTTCAGTGAATAGATCAAGATATGTAATCTATCTCTTTAGTTCAGGCCTACATGGAGGATAGGAACACATTAATACAGCATAAATATCTATGTCAAGGAACTCATGTTTATGTGTCACTGTGAGATTCTTACTGAAGAATAGTTTACCATATGGATTGGATATTGGACATTTAAAATTAGGCTTTAGAGATCATTTCATGCTGTTCTctagtttttcaaatatataatcatttattaaagTAAGTATCTTTTGAGGCAACATATTTTAGATGTTTCGAGACTTTATTAAATTGTGTTTTAATAAAGCCAGAATAATTAGAATTAATCTACatatcagttttttgtttgttttgtgtgtgtgtgtgtgtgtgtgtgtgttttgttgttctgttttgttttgttctttacaaAGGCACAATGAATTTGAAGTATTCAGTCTAACAGTGGTTCAGGACACTGATAATGATTCTTATGTAAAGGCAATGTACCACATATACCATAAAGAGTGTCctgattaaaaacaataaaagatttGTGGTGTTGACAAATTTGGAGCAGGGTGCTATATTAACACAAGGTGATAAAAATAACAtctaattaaaatgatatatataatattcttataaaattCTTTACTTTTGATTTGTTAGAAGGTGTCAGTGCTAGGAGTAAAACTAATTGACATGTAGTGTCAGTTTATATCTAAACAAAATTATGGTGAAATGATGTCCTGCTGTCTATTGAATGCGAGGGCCAGTCAGTTCTTCAGCCTGCCAGTTTAGTGTTGTTTGTTTGAGTTGATTTTTCTTGTAGCCATAGTAATTACAATGAATTCTCATAGTTCTTGTCATTTCCTTAGACTTCATTAAAAAGGAGTCCTGTTTTATTACGGAGCTCATAACATTCAGCAAAATTAGAGGGGAGATTTGTCTTTAATAAGTTAACTCTCATGTTCTCTTAGGGACTGAGATTGAAGTGACCCAAAACAACCAactatattttgaaagagaggcTGTACCCTAATCTTATAGTAATAAGTGGAATGTTTTGATATCAGTCTTATGCAGTCTTCTTGTTAAATATTATTACACATATTTAGCTTCCCCTTTTAACCcgtttgacattttaaatataggattgatatatttttaatagaaatatttggaattttatgGCATTAAAAACATACTATTCAATGATAATAATTATAGTCTATGTTCTTcctattatctaatttaatttcatttatatttttctattgttattttcttattttttgaacaaaagtttatttatatgtattaatataagAGTTCTCTTAATGATTATAAAGTACTTTCTATTCTTGGAAGATAGAACATGAATATGGCTTTCTTGTCCTTGCTACTATGAATTTTCATACTTATATCTTTTGAATTATCTAAGTTTTGATAAcagtttttttaataatttctctgccttattttaaattatgttattaacttaaatgaaagcaaattttttttaaaagaatctgtaCAACCAGCATGGGAGCTTAAACtaaggaccctgaaatcaagagtaacaTGCTCTACCTCCTGAGCCAACCACATACTCCTATGTGAAGGCAAATTTTATTTCAACTCTATTCCTGTCTTTCAAGCTTGCAAatactgaaattaattttgatattcAAATATAGATCTTCTAACTTTTTGCATGGAttggtcagtctttttttttctttttctttttctttctctttcattttttttctttttctttctttttttttgctcagaaatttaaaaaaaccagattcaataaaaattaaagaatataattggaagttattctttgaaatttgtaATTTGATCATAAATACAGCTTCagaaaactcttttaaaatgaatattatttctcttttcctcttcacaTCCCCATATTGatgttttatttggattttaagtttattttagttaccttctttttttaaattctaaattatagGAACTAATGAATAGTATGATCATGTTAAGTTAATGTATCATCTAGcagaaagttttaataaaaatgcctGAGACTTTAGGCTAATGGCTCAAACTCTGGACCTTGTAATTTTGTAGTAAGTTTAAAGGATTTGGAAATCTGACTACTCCTTTCTATAAATCTAACACGAATGGTTGACTGCACTAGATATACATCTTGTAAGGGAAGATTTAAATAATCTTTGTTGATACATTGTTCAAGAATTTAGAAGCTTATTATCCAGAAGCCATCATGTATGTATACGTATTTATATAGGCACCCAAACAAACTATATTTACTTgcataaagtaaattttaaagtcaaTTATTGTTGgatccatattttaaaagata
Above is a genomic segment from Lutra lutra chromosome 3, mLutLut1.2, whole genome shotgun sequence containing:
- the KCNJ3 gene encoding G protein-activated inward rectifier potassium channel 1 isoform X2, giving the protein MSALRRKFGDDYQVVTTSSSGSGLQPQGPGQGPQQQLVPKKKRQRFVDKNGRCNVQHGNLGSETSRYLSDLFTTLVDLKWRWNLFIFILTYTVAWLFMASMWWVIAYTRGDLNKAHVGNYTPCVANVYNFPSAFLFFIETEATIGYGYRYITDKCPEGIILFLFQSILGSIVDAFLIGCMFIKMSQPKKRAETLMFSEHAVISMRDGKLTLMFRVGNLRNSHMVSAQIRCKLLKG